A genomic stretch from Arachis stenosperma cultivar V10309 chromosome 3, arast.V10309.gnm1.PFL2, whole genome shotgun sequence includes:
- the LOC130970177 gene encoding 7-deoxyloganetin glucosyltransferase-like isoform X2 codes for MDAAIRPHVVCVPIPAQGHINPMLKLAKLLHLSGFYVTFVHTQFNFDRLLKSRGLTSLKGLQNFRFDTISDGLPEGNQRGILDLPQLCTTIPVEVSDGAMWFTLKVAQEFHIPHFVFFTPSACGMLGYINFEEIQKRGYFPLKDEKNLLDGYLDTEVDWIPAMKGARLKDLPTFLRTTNPSDVMFNYNIVKVNTAMHAKGVILNTFEDLESEVLDAIRAKYSNVYSIGPLSMLYKQLSSNTQLESIDLNLWKEDSKCLEWLDNREKGSVVYVNFGSLVIMTPKQLSEFAWGLVNSKYHFLWVIRPNLVHDNNNNGDGKLSDEYVNVIERCERGLVLGWCQQEKVLRHASIGGFLTHCGWNSTLESICEGVPMACWPFFAEQQTNSFYACKKWGIGMEIECDVKREQVEGLVRELMEGQKGKEMRDKAMEWKHKAEAATSIGGSSYNNYNSLLLQLKGQ; via the exons ATGGATGCAGCAATTAGGCCTCATGTGGTTTGTGTTCCTATTCCAGCACAAGGCCACATAAACCCAATGCTAAAGCTAGCAAAACTCCTTCACCTCAGTGGCTTCTATGTCACCTTTGTCCACACACAATTCAACTTTGACCGCTTGCTCAAATCAAGAGGCCTAACCTCTCTAAAGGGTCTCCAAAATTTCAGGTTTGACACCATATCTGATGGTTTGCCTGAGGGAAACCAAAGAGGGATACTTGACCTCCCACAACTGTGCACAACAATTCCTGTTGAAG TTTCTGATGGTGCTATGTGGTTCACTTTGAAAGTTGCTCAAGAGTTCCACATCCCTcactttgtgtttttcactcCTAGTGCCTGTGGCATGCTGGGATACATTAACTTTGAAGAGATTCAGAAAAGAGGTTACTTCCCACTGAAAG ATGAGAAGAATCTGCTTGATGGATATCTTGATACTGAAGTTGATTGGATTCCAGCAATGAAAGGAGCAAGACTAAAAGACCTTCCCACATTTCTTAGGACTACTAATCCTTCTGATGTAATGTTCAATTACAACATAGTAAAAGTGAACACTGCTATGCATGCCAAAGGGGTTATCCTGAACACCTTTGAAGACTTGGAATCAGAGGTTTTGGATGCCATCAGAGCCAAATACTCCAATGTCTACTCCATTGGTCCATTATCAATGCTATACAAACAGCTCTCTTCAAATACTCAATTGGAGTCAATTGATCTGAATCTGTGGAAGGAAGACAGCAAATGCTTAGAATGGTTGGATAACAGAGAGAAAGGTTCTGTTGTGTATGTGAACTTTGGTAGCTTAGTGATTATGACACCAAAGCAACTAAGTGAATTTGCTTGGGGTTTGGTTAATAGCAAGTACCATTTCTTGTGGGTCATAAGGCCTAATCTTGTgcatgataataataataatggtgatGGAAAATTAAGTGATGAATATGTGAATGTGATTGAAAGATGTGAGAGGGGATTGGTATTGGGGTGGTGCCAACAAGAGAAAGTTCTGCGTCATGCATCAATTGGCGGATTTCTAACACATTGTGGGTGGAACTCAACATTGGAGAGCATATGTGAGGGAGTTCCAATGGCATGTTGGCCTTTCTTTGCAGAACAACAAACAAATAGCTTCTATGCATGCAAGAAATGGGGGATTGGGATGGAGATTGAGTGTGATGTTAAGAGAGAGCAGGTTGAGGGGCTTGTGAGGGAACTCATGGAGGGGCAAAAAGGGAAAGAAATGAGGGACAAGGCCATGGAGTGGAAGCACAAGGCTGAAGCAGCCACATCAATTGGTGGTTCCTCTTACAATAACTACAACAGCTTGCTTTTGCAATTGAAAGGCCAATAA
- the LOC130970177 gene encoding 7-deoxyloganetin glucosyltransferase-like isoform X1 — protein sequence MDAAIRPHVVCVPIPAQGHINPMLKLAKLLHLSGFYVTFVHTQFNFDRLLKSRGLTSLKGLQNFRFDTISDGLPEGNQRGILDLPQLCTTIPVEGLFSFRKLIASLVSPNHDDVPPVTCIVSDGAMWFTLKVAQEFHIPHFVFFTPSACGMLGYINFEEIQKRGYFPLKDEKNLLDGYLDTEVDWIPAMKGARLKDLPTFLRTTNPSDVMFNYNIVKVNTAMHAKGVILNTFEDLESEVLDAIRAKYSNVYSIGPLSMLYKQLSSNTQLESIDLNLWKEDSKCLEWLDNREKGSVVYVNFGSLVIMTPKQLSEFAWGLVNSKYHFLWVIRPNLVHDNNNNGDGKLSDEYVNVIERCERGLVLGWCQQEKVLRHASIGGFLTHCGWNSTLESICEGVPMACWPFFAEQQTNSFYACKKWGIGMEIECDVKREQVEGLVRELMEGQKGKEMRDKAMEWKHKAEAATSIGGSSYNNYNSLLLQLKGQ from the exons ATGGATGCAGCAATTAGGCCTCATGTGGTTTGTGTTCCTATTCCAGCACAAGGCCACATAAACCCAATGCTAAAGCTAGCAAAACTCCTTCACCTCAGTGGCTTCTATGTCACCTTTGTCCACACACAATTCAACTTTGACCGCTTGCTCAAATCAAGAGGCCTAACCTCTCTAAAGGGTCTCCAAAATTTCAGGTTTGACACCATATCTGATGGTTTGCCTGAGGGAAACCAAAGAGGGATACTTGACCTCCCACAACTGTGCACAACAATTCCTGTTGAAGGTTTGTTTTCTTTCAGAAAACTCATTGCCAGCCTTGTTTCTCCAAACCATGATGATGTGCCTCCTGTTACTTGCATAGTTTCTGATGGTGCTATGTGGTTCACTTTGAAAGTTGCTCAAGAGTTCCACATCCCTcactttgtgtttttcactcCTAGTGCCTGTGGCATGCTGGGATACATTAACTTTGAAGAGATTCAGAAAAGAGGTTACTTCCCACTGAAAG ATGAGAAGAATCTGCTTGATGGATATCTTGATACTGAAGTTGATTGGATTCCAGCAATGAAAGGAGCAAGACTAAAAGACCTTCCCACATTTCTTAGGACTACTAATCCTTCTGATGTAATGTTCAATTACAACATAGTAAAAGTGAACACTGCTATGCATGCCAAAGGGGTTATCCTGAACACCTTTGAAGACTTGGAATCAGAGGTTTTGGATGCCATCAGAGCCAAATACTCCAATGTCTACTCCATTGGTCCATTATCAATGCTATACAAACAGCTCTCTTCAAATACTCAATTGGAGTCAATTGATCTGAATCTGTGGAAGGAAGACAGCAAATGCTTAGAATGGTTGGATAACAGAGAGAAAGGTTCTGTTGTGTATGTGAACTTTGGTAGCTTAGTGATTATGACACCAAAGCAACTAAGTGAATTTGCTTGGGGTTTGGTTAATAGCAAGTACCATTTCTTGTGGGTCATAAGGCCTAATCTTGTgcatgataataataataatggtgatGGAAAATTAAGTGATGAATATGTGAATGTGATTGAAAGATGTGAGAGGGGATTGGTATTGGGGTGGTGCCAACAAGAGAAAGTTCTGCGTCATGCATCAATTGGCGGATTTCTAACACATTGTGGGTGGAACTCAACATTGGAGAGCATATGTGAGGGAGTTCCAATGGCATGTTGGCCTTTCTTTGCAGAACAACAAACAAATAGCTTCTATGCATGCAAGAAATGGGGGATTGGGATGGAGATTGAGTGTGATGTTAAGAGAGAGCAGGTTGAGGGGCTTGTGAGGGAACTCATGGAGGGGCAAAAAGGGAAAGAAATGAGGGACAAGGCCATGGAGTGGAAGCACAAGGCTGAAGCAGCCACATCAATTGGTGGTTCCTCTTACAATAACTACAACAGCTTGCTTTTGCAATTGAAAGGCCAATAA
- the LOC130969021 gene encoding ABC transporter G family member 1-like: MGPSGCGKSTLLDALAGRLGSNTKQTGKILINGRREALAYGTSAYVTHDDAVLATLTVGEAVNYSAQLQFPNSMSKREKEERAISTITQMGLQDATNTMIGGCLSKGLSEGQKRRLSICIQILTSPSLLLLDEPTSGLDSAASYYVMTRIASLKARDGIKRTIVASIHQPSSQLFQLFQDLCLLSCGETVYFGPTSAATKFFASRGFPCPPLHNPADHFLRIINKDFKMVEEDCFHIGMKNEDTVKILVKFYSSSKISKQVRKEVATICEKEYGFVERKRRQASFITQCNILLRRSSLHLFRDVSNYWLRIAIFIIAAVSLGTIFLDVTSSDASIQARGSLVSFVASVLTFITLLGGFPPFVEQMKVYQRERLNGHYGVSAFVISQTLSPVPYVLLMSLIPGVIAYYLSGLHRGFERFMYFSFVLFACVMWVESLMMVVSSVFSNPNMGITICGGIVGVMILTAGFYRLPNDLPKPFWKYPMYFVSFHKYAFQGLFKNEFLGLTLARDQGGDRGTYIGDKEILRNIWQVEMGHNKWVDLAIMFGIIVFYRVMFLAITKIKEKIKA, from the exons ATGGGTCCTTCTGGCTGCGGCAAGTCCACCCTTCTTGATGCCTTAGCTG GAAGATTGGGTTCAAACACAAAGCAAACAGGGAAGATTCTGATTAATGGTCGGAGAGAAGCACTGGCTTATGGAACATCG GCATACGTAACACATGATGATGCCGTATTAGCAACACTGACAGTTGGAGAAGCAGTGAACTACTCAGCACAGCTTCAATTTCCAAACTCAATGTCgaagagagagaaggaagagagagCAATCTCTACAATCACCCAAATGGGTCTGCAAGATGCCACCAACACAATGATTGGAGGGTGTTTGTCGAAAGGCCTCAGTGAGGGACAAAAGAGGAGACTCAGCATTTGCATTCAGATTCTCACCAGCCCAAGCCTTCTCCTTCTTGATGAACCAACTAGTGGACTTGATAGTGCTGCTTCCTACTATGTCATGACCAGAATTGCAAGTCTAAAGGCAAGAGATGGCATCAAAAGAACCATTGTTGCATCCATTCATCAACCTAGTAGTCAGCTTTTTCAACTCTTTCAAGACCTTTGCCTTCTCTCTTGCGGTGAAACTGTATATTTTGGCCCCACTTCTGCAGCTACAAAG TTTTTTGCTTCACGTGGCTTTCCTTGTCCACCTCTCCACAACCCTGCTGACCATTTCTTGAGGATCATAAACAAGGATTTCAAAATG GTCGAAGAAGACTGTTTCCACATAGGAATGAAGAATGAAGATACCGTTAAGATCCTTGTGaagttttattcatcatctaaaATTAGTAAGCAAGTTCGGAAGGAAGTAGCAACAATATGTGAAAAA GAATATGGTTTTGTGGAGAGGAAAAGAAGACAAGCTTCGTTTATAACTCAGTGCAACATTCTTTTGAGAAGATCTTCGCTACACTTATTTCGTGATGTAAGCAATTACTGGTTACGCATAGCAATCTTTATCATAGCAGCTGTAAGTCTGGGCACTATCTTCTTAGATGTCACTTCAAGTGATGCATCAATTCAG GCTAGAGGATCTCTGGTCTCTTTTGTTGCATCAGTCCTAACTTTCATAACCCTTCTTGGTGGATTCCCCCCATTTGTGGAGCAAATGAAG GTATACCAGCGTGAGAGATTGAATGGCCATTATGGTGTTTCTGCATTTGTGATCAGCCAAACACTATCTCCTGTTCCATATGTGCTATTAATGTCACTGATTCCGGGAGTAATAGCCTACTACCTCTCTGGACTCCACAGAGGCTTTGAACGCTTCATGTACTTCTCTTTTGTGTTATTTGCATGTGTGATGTGGGTTGAAAGCCTCATGATGGTTGTTTCAAGTGTTTTCTCCAACCCCAACATGGGAATCACAATCTGTGGTGGAATTGTGGGAGTGATGATCCTAACTGCTGGGTTCTATAGGCTGCCAAATGATCTTCCAAAACCATTTTGGAAATATCCCATGTACTTTGTTTCTTTTCATAAGTATGCATTCCAAGGATTGTTCAAGAATGAGTTTCTGGGATTAACGTTGGCTAGAGATCAAGGTGGAGACAGAGGCACCTATATTGGTGATAAAGAGATACTGAGAAATATATGGCAAGTGGAAATGGGACACAATAAGTGGGTTGATCTTGCTATCATGTTTGGGATAATTGTTTTTTATAGGGTCATGTTCTTGGCAATCACCAAGATTAAAGAGAAGATAAAGGCTTGA